Proteins encoded together in one Colius striatus isolate bColStr4 chromosome 3, bColStr4.1.hap1, whole genome shotgun sequence window:
- the ASB5 gene encoding ankyrin repeat and SOCS box protein 5 isoform X2 — protein MAVVKEEDYSQQLFAGSWADRSPLHEAASQGRLLSLKTLLSQGYNVDTLTIDQVTPLHEACLGDHVGCARILLEAGANVNATTIDGVTPLFNACSRGSAACTELLLEYGAKAQWESCLPSPTHEAASRGHSECLEVLISWGIDVDQDLPHLGTPLYVACVSQQIHCIRKLLYAGANVRKGKHLETPLHAAAQHSSTEIVNLLLEFGADINAKNTDFERPVDLAAPSSSVERLLLLHEATPSSLCQLCRLCIRNYLGRARLHLVPQLQLPTILKNFLQYR, from the exons GTTCTTGGGCAGATCGCTCACCTCTGCATGAGGCAGCCAGTCAAGGACGTCTTCTTTCTCTAAAGACTTTATTGTCACAG GGGTACAATGTAGACACATTAACAATTGACCAAGTAACTCCACTTCATGAAGCCTGCCTGGGAGATCATGTAGGATGTGCAAGAATCCTTCTTGAAGCAGGAGCAAAT GTAAATGCTACAACGATTGATGGAGTGACACCTTTATTCAATGCCTGTTCGAGGGGCAGCGCAGCCTGCACTGAGCTCCTTCTAGAGTATGGTGCCAAAGCTCAGTGGGAGTCCTGTCTTCCATCACCAACCCATGAAGCAGCCAGCAGAG GTCACAGTGAATGTCTGGAGGTACTGATATCCTGGGGTATAGATGTTGACCAAGACCTTCCTCACTTAGGAACACCTCTGTATGTAGCATGTGTTTCACAGCAGATCCACTGTATTCGAAAGCTTCTTTATGCAG GTGCCAATGTGCGGAAAGGAAAGCATCTGGAAACTCCACTccatgctgctgcccagcatTCTAGTACAGAGATTGTGAATTTACTGCTTGAATTTGGGGCAGACATAAATGCCAAAAACACAGATTTTGAGAGGCCTGTTGATTTAGCTGCTCCAAGCAGTTCAGTGGAGAGACTGCTGCTCCTCCATGAAG CCACACCATCTTCTCTCTGTCAGCTCTGCCGACTATGTATCCGAAATTACCTAGGAAGAGCCAGACTGCATCTTGTCCCACAGCTCCAGTTGCCAACCATACTGAAGAATTTCTTACAGTATAGATAA
- the ASB5 gene encoding ankyrin repeat and SOCS box protein 5 isoform X1: MSRIYNCNWLEVPWGDGDLGSWADRSPLHEAASQGRLLSLKTLLSQGYNVDTLTIDQVTPLHEACLGDHVGCARILLEAGANVNATTIDGVTPLFNACSRGSAACTELLLEYGAKAQWESCLPSPTHEAASRGHSECLEVLISWGIDVDQDLPHLGTPLYVACVSQQIHCIRKLLYAGANVRKGKHLETPLHAAAQHSSTEIVNLLLEFGADINAKNTDFERPVDLAAPSSSVERLLLLHEATPSSLCQLCRLCIRNYLGRARLHLVPQLQLPTILKNFLQYR, translated from the exons ATGAGTAGGATTTATAATTGCAATTGGTTGGAAGTGCCATGGGGAGATGGAGATTTAG GTTCTTGGGCAGATCGCTCACCTCTGCATGAGGCAGCCAGTCAAGGACGTCTTCTTTCTCTAAAGACTTTATTGTCACAG GGGTACAATGTAGACACATTAACAATTGACCAAGTAACTCCACTTCATGAAGCCTGCCTGGGAGATCATGTAGGATGTGCAAGAATCCTTCTTGAAGCAGGAGCAAAT GTAAATGCTACAACGATTGATGGAGTGACACCTTTATTCAATGCCTGTTCGAGGGGCAGCGCAGCCTGCACTGAGCTCCTTCTAGAGTATGGTGCCAAAGCTCAGTGGGAGTCCTGTCTTCCATCACCAACCCATGAAGCAGCCAGCAGAG GTCACAGTGAATGTCTGGAGGTACTGATATCCTGGGGTATAGATGTTGACCAAGACCTTCCTCACTTAGGAACACCTCTGTATGTAGCATGTGTTTCACAGCAGATCCACTGTATTCGAAAGCTTCTTTATGCAG GTGCCAATGTGCGGAAAGGAAAGCATCTGGAAACTCCACTccatgctgctgcccagcatTCTAGTACAGAGATTGTGAATTTACTGCTTGAATTTGGGGCAGACATAAATGCCAAAAACACAGATTTTGAGAGGCCTGTTGATTTAGCTGCTCCAAGCAGTTCAGTGGAGAGACTGCTGCTCCTCCATGAAG CCACACCATCTTCTCTCTGTCAGCTCTGCCGACTATGTATCCGAAATTACCTAGGAAGAGCCAGACTGCATCTTGTCCCACAGCTCCAGTTGCCAACCATACTGAAGAATTTCTTACAGTATAGATAA